The Chrysoperla carnea chromosome X, inChrCarn1.1, whole genome shotgun sequence genome includes a region encoding these proteins:
- the LOC123302826 gene encoding uncharacterized protein LOC123302826, translated as MDKKDYSAKVEKMLKGPYRVKRSDPLTTFVNDVKDTLKACPKLINNQLKFQLQCSNPVTPRLYCLPKIQKQDGSMRPIVSGINSPTYKIAKWLVNKFQTLNNESDSSSVKNSIDLINKIKDTELAPSAIIMSFDVKALYPSVSIPEAMKALEK; from the coding sequence ATGGACAAAAAAGATTATTCAGCAAAAGTAGAAAAAATGCTCAAAGGTCCGTATAGAGTTAAGAGATCGGATCCATTAACCACATTCGTAAACGATGTAAAAGACACTTTAAAAGCATGTCCAAAGTTGATTAACAACcaactaaaatttcaattgcaGTGTTCGAACCCTGTAACACCTCGTCTATATTGTTTACCAAAAATACAGAAACAAGATGGATCCATGCGACCCATAGTTTCAGGTATAAACTCTCCAACatacaaaattgcaaaatggctagtaaacaaatttcaaacattaaataacGAATCAGATTCGTCTTCCGTCAAAAAtagtattgatttaattaacaaaataaaggaTACGGAATTGGCACCAAGTGCAATTATAATGTCATTTGATGTCAAAGCTTTGTATCCCAGTGTGTCAATACCAGAAGCAATGAAGGCGTTGgaaaaatga